From the genome of Nakamurella flavida:
CCTCGACGGTGGGCCGCTTCTCCTTGGGGTGCATGTCGGTGGGGATGCCGCGCCCGTTGTCCTTGACCGACACCCCGCCGTCGGCCCGCAGGGTGACCTCGACCCGGTCGGCGTACCCGGCCATCGCCTCGTCGACGGAGTTGTCGACCACCTCCTGCACCAGGTGGTGCAGGCCGCGTTCGCCGGTCGACCCGATGTACATGCCGGGGCGCTTGCGGACGGCGTCCAGCCCCTCCAGCACGGTGATCGAGGACGCGCCGTATTCGTTCTTCTTCGTCGCCACGGACTGCACCGTCTCCATTCGTCACACGCTCGGTCGCCCGCACGACCGATCCACCGCGGGATCGATTCTCCGACGCCCGCCGCGCACCGATCGCTGCCCTCGGGCCCGCACCCCGGCCGACGGCGCGAGCCGTCCACGGGGATCTCAGGGCCCTTTCCGGGCTGAGCATCTTTCATCATACTGCCCAACGGCTCCGAGCCGCGGCAGTTGGGGCCTCTGAGAATGCCGTGGCGGAGTGTTCGCGGTGAAGCCGGGGTGAGGGGTCGGGCCCCCCGGGTCCGGCGGGGTCAGCGGACCACTCAGCGGGTGCCGGGCGGGGCCGGGTGGGGTGGTTCCTCGGGCCCACCGTGCGAGCGGCGACGGACGCCGGTGCGGCGGGCCGTCCCCGGATCAGCCGTAGGTGTCGCGGGGACCGCGACCCGGCACGTGCCGCGGACCGAACCGCCAGCTCGGTCCGGCCGGGCCGCGGGCCCGGATGCGGGTGACCACCCGTTCACCGAGCTCGGTGTTGATGCGCCGGACCAACTGGGGCGCGAGCATGCGGATCTGCGTGGCCCAGGCGGTCGACTCGGCCTGCACGACGAGTTCACCGTCGGTGAGGGAGACCGGGGTGCAGTGCTCGGCGACGTCCTCGCCCACCACCTGGGGCCAGCGGCCGAAGATCTGGGCCCGGGTGAGATCGGCGGCGGCACCGGCCTGGGCGACCCAGCTGCGGATGGTGGCCGCGAGCGGCTGCGGGTCGCGGGAGTCCGGACCGGACCCCGACCAGCGGCGACGCCGACGGCCGGCGACGGAACCACCGGTGCGGATCAGCGGGTTGCGGCCGGCCGCCCGGCGTTTGGCCGCGTTGGCGTCCCGGGCGGCGGCCAGGGCGTCCCGGGCCAGATCGGCGCCGCGCCCCCCGGTGGATGCCGGCGCCGCCGCCGACGATGCCGCCGACGATGCCGGTGCTGCCGACGGGGAGCCCGCCGGCGGCGCGGCGGACGCGGCCGTCACCCCCGGCCCCGGAGGTGGTCCGCCGTCGGACCGGCGGGGACGTCGGGGACGGTCCGGTTCGGTCATCCCCCCATTGTTCTCCTCACCGGGTGTCCTCCGGCACACCGTCCCGCCGGTCGAGGAGTCACCGTCCGGAGCCCACCGGCCGGTCGCGGTCAGTCGCGCAGACCCGCGAACAGGTCGGACTCCACCCGTTCCGGACGCGGCACGTCGGCGCGGACGAAGGTCTCCCGACCCATGGCCGCGGTGAAGACGTCCATCGGCAGCCGCAGGAAGAAGATGTTCTCCACCTGGCTGGCGTGGGCGGCCAGGGCGTCGAACTTCTGCTGCGCGAACGGGGTGCAGTCGACGTCGGCGGCGATCTCGTCGTCCGGCACACCCATCGGCGGGGTCTCGGGTGCGTCCGACGCGTCGTCGTCGGGGATCTCCATGCCACCCTCGACCATCCGCCGCCGGAACTCCTCCATGGTGCTGCGCCGGATGGTCGAGAAGAACAGCCGTGCGTCGGACCCGGTGCGGCGCAACGCCTCGACGGTGATCCGGTGGGCCTGGATGTGGTCGGGATGGCCGTAGAAGCCGTTCGCGTCGTAGGTGACCACGACATCCGGCCGGTACTGCTCGATCAGCCGGGCCAACTGCTCCGTCGGGCCGTCGATCGGGGTCGACCAGAAGGACCCGGGCAGGTCGTTCTGCGGCCAGCCCATCATCCCGGAGTCGTGGAAGCCCAGCTGGTGGGCGTGGGTGATACCCAGGATCCGACAGCTCTCGGCCAGTTCCGCGGCGCGCGTCGCCACGACGGCCTCACCCTGGTGCCCGTCCTGGCCGGGCTTGACGGCCCCGGCGTCGCCGAGGGCGCCGTCGGTGCAGGTCACCAGCACCGTGGTCACCCCCTCGGCCGAGTACCGGGCGAGCACGCCACCGGTGGACGTGGCCTCGTCGTCGGGGTGGGCGTGGACGGCCATCAGGGTCAGCGGTCGGGGCACCGGGTCCTGCTCTCTTCGTGCGGCGGTGGCGTCGATGCGACGCGGGGGGAGCCTATGGTCCGCAGCCCCGGTCCTCCGGTGCCGTTCTCTCACAGCGTCACCGTCCCGGGTGGTGGGTTCAGCCCGGGTCGGGCCGGTCGACCGGGGTGATGGTGCCGTCGGCCACGGAGATCTGCCGACCGCCGAGGGACGGCGGGACGTCACCGGTCACCGCTGCGGTGATGAGCACCTGGTCGGCGTCGGCGATGAGCAGCGCCAGCCGCTCCCGGCGGCGGCTGTCCAGTTCGGCGAAGACGTCGTCCAGGATGAGCACCGGATCCACCCCGTCCGACCGCAGCAGGCCGAAGGCGGCCAACCGCAGGGCCAGGGCCAGCGACCAGGACTCCCCGTGGGAGGCGAACCCCTTCGCCGGCCCTCCACCCAGGACGATCTCCAGATCGTCGCGGTGCGGGCCCACCAGGGACACCCCGCGATCGAGTTCGGCCGTCCGTCTACGGGCGAGCTCGGCGGTCATCGCCGCCGTCCAGGCGGCCGCGTCGGCCGTCGGAGCCGCCGCCGGCCGATCGCCCTGCCCGGTCGGTTCGGGCTCTCCGGGTCCGGTGACCGGATCGTCGGTGGGTCCGTTCTCCGGCGGGGAACCATCCGGCGGGGGACGGTCGTCCTCGGGATCGTCGGACCAGTCGGACCGCCCCTCGGACGGAGCGAGGTCGAGCTCCGGATCTGCGACGTCCGCCGGGTCCGGACCGGGGTCCTGGATCGGGGTGGGTTCGGGGGTCGGCACCGACGGGCGGTAGACGAGGTCGACCACGGTGGCGGCACCCGGATCCCCGGCCAGCGCACGGTAGGCCCGCACCACGTAGGGCCGGAGTTCCTCCACCAGGGCGACCCGCGCCTCCAGCAGTTCCCCGCCGACGGCGGCCAGGTGTTCGTCCCACACGTCCAGCGTGGGCGGGGCCGGACCACGGCGGCTGGGCCCGGCCGACTTCAGCAGGGCGTTCCGCTGCTTGAGGATCCGGTCGTACTCGGCGCGGGTGCCGGCCAACCGGGGAGCCCGCATGACGAGCAATTCATCGAGGTACCGGCGCCGCTCGCCGGGATCGCCGCGGACCAGCGCCAGGTCCTCCGGGGCGAACAGCACGGTCCGCAGCACCCCCAGCAGATCCCGGGTCCGGCGCAGCGGCGACCGGTTGATCCGGGCCTTGTTCGCCCGGCCCGCCGCGATCTCGACCTCGAGCAGCAGCTCGCGGTCCTGCGAGATCACGGCGGCCCGGACGATGGCGCGTTCGGTGCCCCGGGCGATCAGCGGGACGTCGGTGGCGACACGGTGCGAGGACAGGGTGGCCAGATAGCCCAGGGCCTCCACCAGGTTGGTCTTCCCGGCCCCGTTCCGACCGACCAGCACCGTGATGCCCGGTTCCAGGGTCAGATCGGCGGTCGGCCAGGACCGGTAGTCCGCCAGGGACAGGAAACGAACGAACACGCGAACCGATCGGGGTCAGGGTCCGGGCTCACCGGGCCGGGGCGTGGGTTCAGCTCACCGGGATGGTGCCGCTGGTCCCTTCCTTGCCGACGGCGTGGCCGCCGAACTGGTTGCGCAGGGCCGCCACGACCTTCATCGCCGGAGACTCGGTCTGCCGGGAGGCGAACCGGGCGAAGAGCGCGGCGGTGATCACGGGGAGCGGGACGGCGTTCTGGATGGCGGCCTCGATGGTCCACCGGCCCTCGCCGGAATCCTGGGCGTACCCACGGATGTCCTCCAGGCCGGGATCGTCCTTCAGGGCCAGGACCAGCAGGTCGAGCAGCCAGGAACGGATGACCGTGCCCTGCTGCCAGGAGGCCATCACCGCGTCGGCGTTCTGGACCAGGTCGACGGCCTTGAGCAGCTCGTAGCCCTCGCCGTAGGCCTGCATCATCCCGTACTCGATGCCGTTGTGGACCATCTTGGTGAAGTGGCCGGCACCGACCGCCCCGGCGTGCACGAAGCCGCCCTCGCCGGCGGGCTTGAGCGAGTCGAAGATCGGCTGGGCGATCTTCACCGCCTCCTCGGTCCCGCCCACCATGAGCGCATAACCCTCGGTCAGGCCCCACACGCCACCGGAGACACCGGCATCGATGTAGCGGATGCCCTTCTCGTGGAGCATGGCGCCGTGCACCTGGTCGTCGGTGTAGCGGGAGTTGCCACCGTCGATGACCACGTCGCCGCCGGAGAGCACGCCGTTGAGGTCGGCGACGGTGGCCCGGGTGGGTTCACCGGACGGGACCATGACCCACACCAGCCGCGGCGGCTCGAGCTTCTCGACGAGCGCCTCGAGGCTGTCCACGTCACGCGGGGAGCTGGGGTTGCGGTCGTAGCCGATGACCTCGTGGCCGTCGCGGCGGAGCCGCTCGGCCATGTTGCCGCCCATCTTGCCGAGCCCGATGAGTCCGATCTGCATGGTGTCCTCCGCTTGTCGTGATCGCCTGGCGTGCTGTGTCCGGTGCTGTTCGGGAGTGTCCCCGTGGACGCCGACCGGGGGCGGGCGCCCGGGTGACGGGATCCCGTCCGGTCGGGACACGATCGCGGAACTCCCGCTCCTGGTGACGGACGTCCTCGGCCGTCACCAGTGTGTATGACAATCAGTAGTCGATCAACAGCGGAGAGTTGCTCAGCCCGGAAGGCGGGCGGGCATGACCAGGTACCGGTACTCGGGATCGGTCTGCGCCTCCTCGGGGGCCCGGTCCTCGCCTCCGGAACCGTCCGCCGCACCCTTGGTCGGCTTGAGCAGCGGTAGCAGCAGGGCCGGCCGCGAGGGCGTGGTGAACGCGAGGCGCACCCGGTCGGAGTGCACCACGCCGAGGCCGTCGAGCAGATAGGTGGGGTTGAACGCGATGAGCAGCTCCGCGCCGTCGGCGTCGACCGGGATGGCCTCCTCGGCACGTCCCTCGTCGTCCCCGCCCGCGGTCAGCGTCAGCGCACCCTCGCTCACCTGCATGCGCAGGTGGTGACCGCGATCGGTGACCAGCGCGACCCGCTTGATCGAGTCACCGAGCTCGCTGACCGGCACGTCGACGGTGGTGGTGTGGGCCGTCGGCAGGAGCGACCGGAACTTGACGAACTCGACGTCGAGCAGGCGGACCGTGGTCCGGCGGCCGCCGGCCTGCAGGCCGAGCAGACCCTCGCCGAGCGCGACGGTGACCGTCTGGCCGGCCGCGCCGATCGTCTTGGCGGCGTCGGCCAACGTGCGGGCCGGGACCAGTACCGCGGTCGTCATGTCCGGGGTGTCCGGGGTCCAGGCGAGCTCGCGCACGGCCAGCCGGAACCGGTCGGTCGCGGCCAGGGTCAGTGTCTCGCCGGCGATCTCCAGGCGGATCCCGGTGAGCATGGGGAGCGTGTCGTCGCGGCCGGCGGCGACCGCCGTCTGGGCGACGGCCTCGGCGAACGCGGCGGCCGCGACCGTGCCGGAGGACGCCGGCATCTCGGGCAGCGGCGGATAGTCCTCGACCGGCATGGTCGGCAGCGTGAAGCGGGCGGTCCCGCCGACGATGCTGACCCGGGACCCGTCGACCGAGATGTCGACCGGCTTGGCCGGGAGTGCCCGGGTGATCTCGGCGAGCAGTCGTCCCGAGACCAGCACGCGGCTGTCGGCATCGTCATCGGTGGTGGTGTCGACGGTGACCTCGGCGCGGGTCGAGACCTCGTAGTCGAACCCGGCCACGGTCAGGGTAGAGCCGGTGACCTGCAGCAGGATCCCACCCAGGACGGGGACCGGCGGCCGGGCCGGCAGCGACTTGGCCACCCACGCCACGGCGTCGGCCAGGTCCTCACGGGCGACACGGAACTTCATCGACGGCCTTTCAGGAACATCGGGCGCCGCGCAGCGGACAGAGCCGGTGCAACCGCGTGCGGGGACGGACCGGTGCGCGGCCGATCCCCCGGATGACGGGCCGCGCCCGAATCCCATGACAGGGGGCTCGGGCGTCCCACCGTACGACCTCGACGCCCCGGACGCACCATCGGGTCCAGGCTTGTCATTCGTCCGTCCTCGACGCCGGTCTTCGAGCTCGGGCGGGGACGGTGGGCAGGTTCGCGAGCTGTCCACCGGGCTCCTGCGCACCTGTCCCCAGCGGTACTGAAGAGAAGCTCTCCTGATGGAGAACTACCAGTAACAGCAGTAGGCGGTGTGGGTTGTGTGGACGGACCCCTGTCGGTGCAGGCGGGCAGGCGTGGCGTCGTCCGGGACGGACTGGGGACACCACAGGGCCCATCTCGGGCCGTCCGGGACAGGATCGGGCCCCGTCGGGTTGTCCCCCGGGAGTACCCCGTTCTTCCACACAGTTGTCCACAGCCTGTGCATGATCGACGGAGATCGCCGCGCAAGGTCGTGATCGACGGTGATTTCGCTACTCTCGGTGCCTGCATAAGAACTGCGGGTGACTCGATCGGTGATCGAGGCTGGGGACGCCGCCAGGTCGGGTGAATCGGTGGCACACCGGGTGACGGCGGTGGACCGCGGACCCGGGTGCGTCCGTCGATCGGTGACGGTCATGGGGCGCCGGAGCCTGGGCGGGGCCTGTCCGAGACAGGCGTCGGGCCGCCGAGCGGACCACCACCGCGGATGCATCGGGACCGGGTCAGCCGCTCAGCGGGCGGGGCGGCAGACAGCCGGCCGGCGGCACTCTGCGGGCGCACCGGACGGGTGGGCAGGGAACGGTGCGGCGTGGGGCGGGAGGTCAGTGACGGGCGCGTTCGCGCACGCGCGCGGTCAGCTCCTGGACGTGGTCGTAGGTCTGCCGACGCTCGGCCATCTCGGCCCGGATCTTCTTGGCCGCGTGCATGACCGTGGTGTGGTCCCGCCCGCCGAAGGTGGCGCCGATCTTGGGCAGGGTCAGATCGGTGAGCTCCCGGCACAGGAACATCGCGATCTGTCGGGAGGAGGCCAGGGCCTTCGTCTTCACCGGGCCGCACAACTCGTCCAGGGAGACACCGAAGTACTCGGCGGTGACGGCCATGATCGTGGCCGCGTCGATGTCGTTGGCGACCGGATCGCGGATCAGATCACGGAGCACGATCTGGGCCAGGGACAGGTCGACGGGCTGCTTGTTCAGGGACGCGAACGCGGTGACCCGGATGAGGGCCCCCTCCAGCTCGCGGATGTTCCGCTCGATGCGGCTGGCGATGAACTCCAGCACGTCGTCGGGGGTGTCCATCCGGTCGATGGCGGCTTTCTTGCGGAGGATCGCGATCCGGGTCTCCAGCTCGGGCGGCTGGATGTCGGTGGTCAGTCCCCACTCGAACCGCGTCCGCATCCGGTCCTCGAGGGTCTCCAGGCGCTTGGGCGGTCGGTCGGAGGAGATGACGATCTGCTTGTTGGCGTTGTAGAGGGTGTTGAAGGTGTGGAAGAACTCCTCCTGGGTGCCTTCCTTGCCCTCCAGGAACTGGATGTCGTCGACCAGCAGGACGTCGACGTCGCGGTAGCGCCGCTGGAAGGCCACCTTGCGGTCGTCACGCAGCGAGTTGATGAAGTCGTTGGTGAACTCCTCGCTGGAGACGTACCGGACCTTCATCCCCGGGAACAACCGTTGGGCGTAGTGACCGATGCCGTGCAGCAGGTGCGTCTTGCCCAGTCCGGACTCGCCCCAGATGAAGAGCGGGTTGTAGGCCAACGCCGGCGCCTCCGACACCGCCACGGCGGCGGCGTGGGCGAAACGATTGGACGCCCCGATGACGAACGTCTCGAAGGTGTACTTCTCGTTGAGTCGGGTCAGCGACGGGTGCCGCGGAGCCTCGCCCCGACGCCCGGCATAGGTCGGCCAGATCTCGGTGACGGTGGCCAGGGCGTCGGCCTCCTCGTCGACGTCCTCGTCGTCGTCGTCCGCGGGCAGCGCGCCGGTCGGACCGACCCCGCGACCGACCGCGGGGACCCGGCCGTGCATCGGGCGGGGGTCGGCCGACTCCTCGTCGGTGCGGTCGTCACGACCCAGGGACGGTCCGGGCAGCCCGTCGGGCATCGCCGGCCGGTAGCCGTTGGTGCCCACGGGGGGCAGCGCGTCCTGGGGTTCGGGGCGGGTGGGGGCGGCCGCGTCGGTCACCGTGACGGCCAGGCTGATCGACTGCTGGAGGCGGGCGGACAGCGCGGTGGTGATGGGTTCCCGCAGCGTGCGCTCGATCGCCTCCTTCGCGAAGTCGGTCGGCGCCGCCAGCAGAGCGGTGTTGCCGAGCAGACCGAGCGGGAAGGTCAGCGAGAGCCATGCGCGTTGCTGGGAGGTCAGCCCGGGTGACAGATCGGCGACCACCGTGCGCCAGACCGGGCCGAGTGGGTCGCCGGGCGTGTCCACCGCCACTTGCGGTCCCCCTTCGTTGCCGATGGTAGGACTTCCGTCCACAGGAGTTGTCCACAGGGGTGGACAACTGGGACGACGACGATTCGCGCCCCAGGACGGGGATCACCCTGGAGGCGGTCCGCGTGGTGCGTGGTCGTGCCGTGCCGATGAATCATGCCGTGCGGTACTGCCGGACGATCGTGCCCGTCGCGTCCCGGGCCACCCCCGACCCGCGGGCCCGGTGGTTCCGGCGGGCGACGCGGCCCGTGATCGTGCGTGGTCGTGCCCGGGTGACCCCGGTGGTGTCAGAAGCTTCGTTCACCCGTTGGAGCGCCCCGCGCCCCTGGTCGACCGACTCGCTGCAACGGGTCGACGAGCGACCGGCGGCGGAGTGCCCGATTCGTGGTGAGGTGCGCCGGGGACGCTAACAACTTTCCTGGCCTTCCCACAAGGCGAGGCCGGCACGCAAGGATGTACCCCGGCGTGTCGGGCGGTATTTCCGGACGTGTGGGGTGGGGTGTCCCGCCCCTGCTGACCTGCCCGGGGACGGTCCGCAGCGGGCCCGCCCCGGTCGGGCCGGTCCCGCACCACCCGGCCGCCGTTTGACCCTCCGCGGGCGGACTCCGTACTCTGGGACGGTCCGGCGCGCTCCGGCCGCTTCCGGCTGTCCTCCTCACGGTGGTCCTCGGAGGTGGACGGCGTCGGTGATCGTCAGGGCGGCCCTCGGGTGTGTCCTGCGGCCGTCCGCGGCCGCTGCAGGGCCGGGACATCCCGCCCGTCGGTCGCACCACCTCAGGCAGCACCCGTACGACAGACCTCGGAGACACTCATGAGCAAGCGCACCTTCCAGCCGAACAATCGTCGGCGCGCGAAGACCCACGGCTTCCGCCTGCGGATGCACACCCGCGCCGGCCGCGCGATCCTGGCGGCCCGTCGTCGCAAGGGCCGCGTCGAGCTGTCCGCCTGATCCCTCGGATCGCACCGTGCTCCCCTCCCCGTCCCGACTGCACACCGCGGCGCAGTTCTCCGCGGTGATGCGGGGTGGGCGCAGAGTGGGGAGCCGGTCACTGGTCGTGCACCTGTTGAGCCGCCCCGCATCGTCGATCGGCGACGCCACGCCCTCCGGGGCGGTTGTCGCCGGTCCGGCACGGGGCGGTTTCGTGGTGTCCGGGAAGATCGGCAACGCGGTGGTGCGTCACCGCATCACCCGTCGCCTGCGACCGGTGCTCCGCGAGGAGCTCGGATCGTTGCCCGCCGGCACGGATGTGGTGGTGCGGGCGCTGGCGCCGGCGGCCACCGTCGAGTCCGCCGAGCTGCGGGACGATCTGCGGTCGGCCGTCCGGGCCGCGGCCCGCAAGGCCGGGATCGCCCGGACGTCGGTGCGATGACCGGGCCGGTCGCCTGGTTGCTCGTGCAGCCGATCCGGGGCTACCAGCGGTTCATCTCCCCGTACAGCCCGCCGAGCTGCCGCTACTACCCGTGCTGCAGTGCCTACGGGGTCACCGCACTCCGTCGGCACGGTGCGGCCCGCGGCCTGTGGCTCACCGCCCGTCGGTTGGGCCGGTGCAATCCGTGGTCGACGGGCGGCGTCGACCACGTGCCGCCCGCGGATCTGTCCTGGCGAGGGCAGAATCGGTGGCGGAAGCACCAGGACCAGACGTCGGAGCGGCAACGGGAACGCGGCGGGCTCGCGGGGAGTTCTCCCCAGGGCGCGCCCTCCGGGGCCGGTACCGAGCACCACCAGCGCGACCAGTCCGACCTGTCCGCCATCACCCATGACGACCGATCCCCCCGGACCGGCCCGTCGAGCTCGGGGAGACCTGCCGCGTGAGTTTCAACTTCTTCTCGCTGGACTACATCTACTACCCGGTCTCCGGGATCATGTGGCTCTGGCACAAGGTCTTCGGGTCGTTCCTGGGTGAGAGCAACGCTCTGGCGTGGGTGCTGTCGATCATCTTCCTGGTCTTCACCCTCCGCGCCATCATGTTCAAGCCGTTCATGAAGCAGATGGACAGCCAGCTCAAGATGCAGGCCGTCCAGCCGGAGATGAAGAAGCTCCGGGAGAAGTACAAGGACGACAAGCCCCGTCTCACCGAAGAGATGATGAAGCTGAACAAGGAGGCGGGGGTCAACCCGCTGGCCTCCTGTCTGCCGCTGCTCGTCCAGGCGCCCGTCTTCATCGGCCTGTTCCACGTGTTGCGCATGTTCCAGCCCATCCCCGACGGTGCGGGGGGCTGGACGTTCCGCGACAACGTCTACTTCTTCGGCCGCAGCGACGTGGAGCTCTTCGGTCACGCCAAGTTGCCGGGCGGTGCCTCCCTCATCGGCTCGATGACGATGGATCCGGGTCAGCTGGCGTTCCTCGAGGGCGTCCGCCAGGCGATCATCACCTGGGGCATCCCACTGACCATCCTGGCCGGCATCGCCACCCACCTCACCAGTCGCCGCTCGGTCGCCCGGCAGGCGATGCTGAACCCGGACGCCGCGGCGAACCCGCAGTCGGCGATCATGAACAAGCTGATGCTGTGGCTGTTCCCGCTGTTCGTGATCATGGGTGGTCCGTTCTTCCCCATCGCGATCCTGTTCTACTGGCTGGCCAACAACTCGTGGACCTTCGGGCAGCTGTACGTGGCGCACCGCCTCCAGGACCGCAAGAAGGTCCAGGAGGGACTGGTCGTCGAGGAGGCCAAGATCGCGGCGAAGTTCAGCACCCCGAAGCCCGGCGCCCGTCCCGGCGCCAAGTCGCTGAACGGGGGGCCGTCGAGCACTCCGGCCTCGGCCGTGACGCCGTCGGCGAAGGTGGATCTCGGCAAGAACGGCAGCCCGGTCGATCTGGGCAAGACCCCGTCTCCGACCGACGGTGCCTCCCCGGTCGCTCCCGCGACGTCGTCCGACGTGGCGCGACCGCGGCCCGGTTCGCGACCGAGCAAGGGCTCCGCCCCCGGCGGCGGCGCCGGGCGCAACCCGCGGAGCCGGAAGAAGTCCGGCAGGCGCTGACGCCGTCGCCGTGTGCACGGTCCCAGCCGCTCGGGTCGGTCGACCGTTCCACTGTGCCGTCGTCGTGCTGCAGGTGCCCAGAGTCGTGCAGCCCAGAGGAAAGAAGCAGACATGAGTGAGAACACCGCAACCCCCGGAACTGCCGTCATCGAGGACGACGGGACGGCGGTCGGCACCGATCGGGCGTCCGAGGTCTCGGCTGTCGACGACGAGAATGCGCAGTCGGTCTCCGTCG
Proteins encoded in this window:
- a CDS encoding DUF721 domain-containing protein, translated to MTAASAAPPAGSPSAAPASSAASSAAAPASTGGRGADLARDALAAARDANAAKRRAAGRNPLIRTGGSVAGRRRRRWSGSGPDSRDPQPLAATIRSWVAQAGAAADLTRAQIFGRWPQVVGEDVAEHCTPVSLTDGELVVQAESTAWATQIRMLAPQLVRRINTELGERVVTRIRARGPAGPSWRFGPRHVPGRGPRDTYG
- a CDS encoding PIG-L family deacetylase, yielding MAVHAHPDDEATSTGGVLARYSAEGVTTVLVTCTDGALGDAGAVKPGQDGHQGEAVVATRAAELAESCRILGITHAHQLGFHDSGMMGWPQNDLPGSFWSTPIDGPTEQLARLIEQYRPDVVVTYDANGFYGHPDHIQAHRITVEALRRTGSDARLFFSTIRRSTMEEFRRRMVEGGMEIPDDDASDAPETPPMGVPDDEIAADVDCTPFAQQKFDALAAHASQVENIFFLRLPMDVFTAAMGRETFVRADVPRPERVESDLFAGLRD
- a CDS encoding DNA replication/repair protein RecF, which translates into the protein MFVRFLSLADYRSWPTADLTLEPGITVLVGRNGAGKTNLVEALGYLATLSSHRVATDVPLIARGTERAIVRAAVISQDRELLLEVEIAAGRANKARINRSPLRRTRDLLGVLRTVLFAPEDLALVRGDPGERRRYLDELLVMRAPRLAGTRAEYDRILKQRNALLKSAGPSRRGPAPPTLDVWDEHLAAVGGELLEARVALVEELRPYVVRAYRALAGDPGAATVVDLVYRPSVPTPEPTPIQDPGPDPADVADPELDLAPSEGRSDWSDDPEDDRPPPDGSPPENGPTDDPVTGPGEPEPTGQGDRPAAAPTADAAAWTAAMTAELARRRTAELDRGVSLVGPHRDDLEIVLGGGPAKGFASHGESWSLALALRLAAFGLLRSDGVDPVLILDDVFAELDSRRRERLALLIADADQVLITAAVTGDVPPSLGGRQISVADGTITPVDRPDPG
- the gnd gene encoding phosphogluconate dehydrogenase (NAD(+)-dependent, decarboxylating) translates to MPSPGRPPPVGVHGDTPEQHRTQHARRSRQAEDTMQIGLIGLGKMGGNMAERLRRDGHEVIGYDRNPSSPRDVDSLEALVEKLEPPRLVWVMVPSGEPTRATVADLNGVLSGGDVVIDGGNSRYTDDQVHGAMLHEKGIRYIDAGVSGGVWGLTEGYALMVGGTEEAVKIAQPIFDSLKPAGEGGFVHAGAVGAGHFTKMVHNGIEYGMMQAYGEGYELLKAVDLVQNADAVMASWQQGTVIRSWLLDLLVLALKDDPGLEDIRGYAQDSGEGRWTIEAAIQNAVPLPVITAALFARFASRQTESPAMKVVAALRNQFGGHAVGKEGTSGTIPVS
- the dnaN gene encoding DNA polymerase III subunit beta; translation: MKFRVAREDLADAVAWVAKSLPARPPVPVLGGILLQVTGSTLTVAGFDYEVSTRAEVTVDTTTDDDADSRVLVSGRLLAEITRALPAKPVDISVDGSRVSIVGGTARFTLPTMPVEDYPPLPEMPASSGTVAAAAFAEAVAQTAVAAGRDDTLPMLTGIRLEIAGETLTLAATDRFRLAVRELAWTPDTPDMTTAVLVPARTLADAAKTIGAAGQTVTVALGEGLLGLQAGGRRTTVRLLDVEFVKFRSLLPTAHTTTVDVPVSELGDSIKRVALVTDRGHHLRMQVSEGALTLTAGGDDEGRAEEAIPVDADGAELLIAFNPTYLLDGLGVVHSDRVRLAFTTPSRPALLLPLLKPTKGAADGSGGEDRAPEEAQTDPEYRYLVMPARLPG
- the dnaA gene encoding chromosomal replication initiator protein DnaA, with amino-acid sequence MDTPGDPLGPVWRTVVADLSPGLTSQQRAWLSLTFPLGLLGNTALLAAPTDFAKEAIERTLREPITTALSARLQQSISLAVTVTDAAAPTRPEPQDALPPVGTNGYRPAMPDGLPGPSLGRDDRTDEESADPRPMHGRVPAVGRGVGPTGALPADDDDEDVDEEADALATVTEIWPTYAGRRGEAPRHPSLTRLNEKYTFETFVIGASNRFAHAAAVAVSEAPALAYNPLFIWGESGLGKTHLLHGIGHYAQRLFPGMKVRYVSSEEFTNDFINSLRDDRKVAFQRRYRDVDVLLVDDIQFLEGKEGTQEEFFHTFNTLYNANKQIVISSDRPPKRLETLEDRMRTRFEWGLTTDIQPPELETRIAILRKKAAIDRMDTPDDVLEFIASRIERNIRELEGALIRVTAFASLNKQPVDLSLAQIVLRDLIRDPVANDIDAATIMAVTAEYFGVSLDELCGPVKTKALASSRQIAMFLCRELTDLTLPKIGATFGGRDHTTVMHAAKKIRAEMAERRQTYDHVQELTARVRERARH
- the rpmH gene encoding 50S ribosomal protein L34, with the protein product MSKRTFQPNNRRRAKTHGFRLRMHTRAGRAILAARRRKGRVELSA
- the rnpA gene encoding ribonuclease P protein component, coding for MLPSPSRLHTAAQFSAVMRGGRRVGSRSLVVHLLSRPASSIGDATPSGAVVAGPARGGFVVSGKIGNAVVRHRITRRLRPVLREELGSLPAGTDVVVRALAPAATVESAELRDDLRSAVRAAARKAGIARTSVR
- the yidC gene encoding membrane protein insertase YidC; protein product: MSFNFFSLDYIYYPVSGIMWLWHKVFGSFLGESNALAWVLSIIFLVFTLRAIMFKPFMKQMDSQLKMQAVQPEMKKLREKYKDDKPRLTEEMMKLNKEAGVNPLASCLPLLVQAPVFIGLFHVLRMFQPIPDGAGGWTFRDNVYFFGRSDVELFGHAKLPGGASLIGSMTMDPGQLAFLEGVRQAIITWGIPLTILAGIATHLTSRRSVARQAMLNPDAAANPQSAIMNKLMLWLFPLFVIMGGPFFPIAILFYWLANNSWTFGQLYVAHRLQDRKKVQEGLVVEEAKIAAKFSTPKPGARPGAKSLNGGPSSTPASAVTPSAKVDLGKNGSPVDLGKTPSPTDGASPVAPATSSDVARPRPGSRPSKGSAPGGGAGRNPRSRKKSGRR